In a genomic window of Columba livia isolate bColLiv1 breed racing homer chromosome 4, bColLiv1.pat.W.v2, whole genome shotgun sequence:
- the GIMD1 gene encoding GTPase IMAP family member GIMD1 has product MSDSNEITINLVVLGRTQAGKSAAGNSLLGSSDFESRLSPSSVTTRCSLGRSCRILGIIRRNGCEFSLRIRVLDTPSYPHSGLSREQVRDMVISALAQHFGEEGLHLALLVLRADLPLCPDESHHAIQFIQELLGPTWKDFTAVLLTHADKAEEAGFSEESYLHSASSTLLSLLSSVQHKYIFLDNQKSVIKEERAIVLRKLLNFIRKNNYQVLLPKHSKE; this is encoded by the exons ATGTCAGACAGCAACGAGATTACCATCAACCTTGTTGTCCTTGGAAGAACTCAGGCTGGCAAAAGCGCAGCAGGGAACAGCCTGCTGGGCAGCTCAGACTTCGAGAGTCGCCTCTCCCCAAGCTCTGTGACTACCCGCTGCAGCCTTGGACGCAGCTGCCGCATTTTAGGGATTATACGAAGAAATGGCTGCGAGTTCTCTCTCCGCATCCGAGTACTCGACACTCCAAGCTACCCTCACAGTGGTCTGAGCAGAGAGCAGGTGAGAGACATGGTGATATCAGCCCTGGCTCAGCACTTTGGAGAGGAAGGCCTGCATCTCGCTCTCTTGGTTCTGAGGGCTGACCTGCCCCTGTGTCCGGATGAAAGCCATCATGCAATTCAGTTCATCCAG GAACTTCTGGGTCCCACCTGGAAGGATTTCACTGCAGTTCTACTTACACATGCAGACAAGGCAGAAGAGGCTGGATTCAGCGAGGAATCATACTTGCACAGCGCCTCAAGTACCCTGTTGTCACTTTTGAGCTCAGTACAgcataaatacattttcctggACAACCAGAAAAGCGTGATTAAAGAGGAAAGAGCTATTGTCTTAAGAAAGCTCTTGaattttataagaaaaaataattaccaaGTGCTTCTACCTAAACACAGCaaggaataa